One region of Camelus bactrianus isolate YW-2024 breed Bactrian camel chromosome 20, ASM4877302v1, whole genome shotgun sequence genomic DNA includes:
- the DHX16 gene encoding pre-mRNA-splicing factor ATP-dependent RNA helicase DHX16 isoform X1, translated as MATPAGLERWVQDELHSVLGLSERHVAQFLIGTAQRCASAEEFVQRLRDTDTLDLSGPARDFALRLWNKVPRKAVVEKPARAAEREARALLEKNRSYRLLEDSEESSEETVGRTGSSLQKKRKKRKHLRKKRQEEEEEEEEEEVSEKGKRKAGVSKQQTEKPESEDEWERTERERLQDLEERDAFAERVRQRDKDRTRNVLERSDKKAYEEAQKRLKMAEEDRKAMVPELRKKSRREYLAKREREKLEDLEAELADEEFLFGDVELSRHERRELKYKRRVRDLAREYRAAGEQEKLEATNRYHMPEETRGQPARAVDLVEEESGAPGEEQRRWEEARLGAASLKFGARDAASQEPKYQLVLEEEETIEFVRATQLQGDEEPSALPAPTQAQQKESIQAVRRSLPVFPFREELVAAIANHQVLIIEGETGSGKTTQIPQYLFEEGYTQKGMKIACTQPRRVAAMSVAARVAREMGVKLGNEVGYSIRFEDCTSERTVLRYMTDGMLLREFLSEPDLASYSVVMVDEAHERTLHTDILFGLIKDVARFRPELKVLVASATLDTARFSTFFDDAPVFRIPGRRFPVDIFYTKAPEADYLEACVVSVLQIHVTQPPGDILVFLTGQEEIEAACEMLQDRCRRLGSKIRELLVLPIYANLPSDMQARIFQPTPPGARKVVVATNIAETSLTIEGIIYVLDPGFCKQKSYNPRTGMESLTVTPCSKASANQRAGRAGRVAAGKCFRLYTAWAYQHELEETTVPEIQRTSLGNVVLLLKSLGIHDLMHFDFLDPPPYETLLLALEQLYALGALNHLGELTTSGRKMAELPVDPMLSKMILASEKYGCSEEILTVAAMLSVNNSIFYRPKDKVVHADNARVNFFLPGGDHLVLLNVYTQWAESGYSSQWCYENFVQFRSMRRARDVREQLEGLLERVEVGLSSCQGDYIRVRKAITAGYFYHTARLTRSGYRTVKQQQTVFIHPNSSLFEEQPRWLLYHELVLTTKEFMRQVLEIESSWLLEVAPHYYKAKELEDPHAKKMPKKIGKTREELR; from the exons ATGGCGACGCCGGCGGGGCTGGAGCGCTGGGTGCAGGACGAGCTGCACTCGGTACTGGGGCTGAGCGAGCGGCACGTGGCCCAATTCCTGATCGGTACCGCGCAGCGCTGCGCCTCGGCCGAGGAGTTCGTGCAGCGCCTGCGAGACACCGATACCCTGGACCTCAGTGGGCCGGCCCGGGACTTCGCCCTGAGACTCTGGAATAAG GTCCCACGGAAGGCAGTGGTGGAAAAACCAGCTCGGGCAGCTGAGCGAGAGGCCCGAGCCCTGCTGGAGAAGAACCGATCTTACAGGTTGCTGGAGGACAGCGAGGAGAGCAGTGAGGAGACCGTAGGCAGGACCGGGAGCAGTCTGCAGAAGAAGCGGAAAAAACGGAAACACTTGAGGAAGAAAcgtcaggaggaagaggaagaagaggaggaggaagaggtttctgagaaaggaaagaggaaggcagg ggtgAGTAAACAGCAGACGGAGAAGCCAGAGTCGGAGGATGAGTGGGAGCGGACAGAGCGAGAACGTCTTCAGGACCTGGAGGAACGCGATGCCTTTGCCGAGCGAGTTCGGCAGCGGGACAAGGATCGGACACGCAATGTCCTGGAGCGGTCAGACAAGAAG GCTTATGAAGAGGCTCAGAAGCGCCTCAAGATGGCCGAGGAAGACCGGAAAGCCATG GTCCCCGAGCTGAGGAAGAAGTCCCGCCGAGAGTACCTGGCCAAGCGGGAACGCGAGAAGCTGGAGGACCTGGAGGCCGAGCTGGCGGACGAGGAGTTTCTCTTTGGGGACGTGGAGCTGAGCCGACATGAGCGGCGGGAGCTCAAATACAAGCGACGTGTGCGGGATCTGGCCCGGGAGTACCGGGCGGCTGGGGAGCAGGAGAAGCTGGAGGCCACCAATCGCTACCACATGCCTGAGGAGACCCGAGGACAG CCAGCGCGAGCCGTGGATCTGGTGGAGGAGGAGTCCGGCGCCCCCGGGGAGGAACAGCGGCGCTGGGAGGAGGCCCGGCTGGGGGCAGCGTCCTTGAAGTTTGGGGCCCGAGATGCTGCCTCCCAGGAGCCCAAGTATCAGCTGGtgctggaggaagaggagacCATCGAGTTCGTCCGGGCCACTCAGCTCCAGGGTGACGAG gAGCCATCAGCTCTACCCGCTCCAACCCAGGCCCAGCAGAAGGAGTCCATCCAGGCCGTCCGCCGCAGCCTCCCGGTGTTCCCGTTCCGCGAGGAGCTCGTGGCCGCTATTGCTAATCATCAGGTCCTCATCATCGAAGGCGAGACAGGCTCGGGCAAGACCACCCAGATCCCACAGTACCTCTTTGAGGAG GGTTACACACAGAAGGGTATGAAGATTGCCTGCACCCAGCCCCGGAGAGTGGCTGCCATGAGCGTGGCTGCCCGAGTGGCCCGGGAGATGGGGGTGAAGCTTGGGAATGAG GTTGGTTACAGTATCCGCTTTGAGGACTGCACATCAGAGCGAACTGTGCTGCGGTACATGACAGACGGGATGCTTCTCCGGGAGTTCCTCTCTGAGCCTGACCTTGCGAGTTACAG CGTGGTGATGGTGGATGAGGCTCATGAACGGACGCTGCACACAGACATTCTCTTTGGGTTAATCAAGGATGTTGCTCGGTTCCGACCTGAGCTCAAGGTCCTGGTGGCTTCGGCCACACTGGACACTGCCCGCTTTTCCACTTTTTTCGATGACGCCCCCGTCTTCCGAATCCCTGGCCGCAGGTTTCCGGTTGACATCTTCTATACCAAG gctccggaggcggactacctggaagcctgTGTGGTGTCTGTGCTGCAGATCCACGTGACCCAGCCCCCTGGGGATATCCTGGTGTTCTTGACAGGACAG GAGGAGATCGAGGCTGCCTGTGAGATGCTCCAGGATCGCTGTCGCCGCCTGGGCTCCAAAATCCGGGAGCTCCTGGTGCTGCCTATTTATGCCAACCTGCCTTCTGACATGCAGGCGCGGATCTTCCAGCCCACGCCCCCTGGGGCACGGAAG GTGGTTGTGGCAACGAATATCGCTGAGACCTCTCTCACCATTGAGGGCATCATTTACGTGCTGGATCCGGGGTTCTGTAAGCAGAAGAGCTACAACCCCCGCACGGGCATGGAATCACTCACTGTCACACCCTGTAGCAAG GCCTCAGCCAATCAGCGAGCCGGTCGGGCAGGTCGGGTGGCTGCAGGGAAGTGCTTCCGCCTGTATACCGCCTGGGCCTATCAGCACGAGCTGGAGGAAACCACGGTGCCTGAGATCCAGAGGACCAGCCTTGGCAATGTCGTGTTGCTGCTCAAGAGCTTAG GGATCCATGACCTAATGCACTTTGATTTCTTGGACCCTCCGCCGTATGAGACCCTGCTGCTGGCTTTGGAGCAGCTGTATGCACTGGGAGCCCTCAACCACCTTGGGGAGCTCACCACG TCTGGTCGAAAGATGGCAGAGCTGCCGGTGGACCCCATGCTGTCTAAAATGATCCTGGCTTCTGAGAA GTACGGCTGTTCAGAGGAGATCCTGACAGTGGCCGCCATGCTCTCTGTCAACAACTCCATTTTCTACCGACCCAAGGACAAGGTTGTCCATGCCGACAATGCCCGCGTCAACTTCTTCCTCCCTGGTGGGGATCACCTGGTTCTGCTGAATGTTTATACACAG TGGGCTGAGAGTGGTTACTCTTCCCAGTGGTGCTATGAGAACTTTGTACAGTTTAGATCGATGCGCCGAGCCCGGGACGTGCGGGAACAGCTGGAGGGGCTCCTGGAACGCGTGGAAGTTGGCCTCAGTTCCTGCCAGGGGGACTATATCCGTGTCCGCAAG GCCATCACTGCCGGCTACTTTTACCACACAGCACGGCTGACTCGTAGTGGCTACCGCACGGTGAAACAGCAGCAGACGGTGTTCATTCATCCCAATTCTTCCCTCTTTGAGGAACAGCCACGCTGGCTGCTCTACCACGAACTTGTCTTGACCACCAAGGAGTTCATGAGACAG GTATTGGAGATTGAAAGCAGTTGGCTTCTGGAGGTGGCTCCCCACTATTACAAGGCCAAGGAGCTAGAAGATCCCCATGCCAAGAAAATGCCCAAAAAAATAGGCAAGACACGAGAAGAGCTAAGGTAG
- the DHX16 gene encoding pre-mRNA-splicing factor ATP-dependent RNA helicase DHX16 isoform X3: protein MATPAGLERWVQDELHSVLGLSERHVAQFLIGTAQRCASAEEFVQRLRDTDTLDLSGPARDFALRLWNKVPRKAVVEKPARAAEREARALLEKNRSYRLLEDSEESSEETVGRTGSSLQKKRKKRKHLRKKRQEEEEEEEEEEVSEKGKRKAGVSKQQTEKPESEDEWERTERERLQDLEERDAFAERVRQRDKDRTRNVLERSDKKAYEEAQKRLKMAEEDRKAMVPELRKKSRREYLAKREREKLEDLEAELADEEFLFGDVELSRHERRELKYKRRVRDLAREYRAAGEQEKLEATNRYHMPEETRGQPARAVDLVEEESGAPGEEQRRWEEARLGAASLKFGARDAASQEPKYQLVLEEEETIEFVRATQLQGDEEPSALPAPTQAQQKESIQAVRRSLPVFPFREELVAAIANHQVLIIEGETGSGKTTQIPQYLFEEGYTQKGMKIACTQPRRVAAMSVAARVAREMGVKLGNEVGYSIRFEDCTSERTVLRYMTDGMLLREFLSEPDLASYSVVMVDEAHERTLHTDILFGLIKDVARFRPELKVLVASATLDTARFSTFFDDAPVFRIPGRRFPVDIFYTKAPEADYLEACVVSVLQIHVTQPPGDILVFLTGQEEIEAACEMLQDRCRRLGSKIRELLVLPIYANLPSDMQARIFQPTPPGARKVVVATNIAETSLTIEGIIYVLDPGFCKQKSYNPRTGMESLTVTPCSKASANQRAGRAGRVAAGKCFRLYTAWAYQHELEETTVPEIQRTSLGNVVLLLKSLGIHDLMHFDFLDPPPYETLLLALEQLYALGALNHLGELTTSGRKMAELPVDPMLSKMILASEKYGCSEEILTVAAMLSVNNSIFYRPKDKVVHADNARVNFFLPGGDHLVLLNVYTQVTGLGLDRCAEPGTCGNSWRGSWNAWKLASVPARGTISVSARPSLPATFTTQHG from the exons ATGGCGACGCCGGCGGGGCTGGAGCGCTGGGTGCAGGACGAGCTGCACTCGGTACTGGGGCTGAGCGAGCGGCACGTGGCCCAATTCCTGATCGGTACCGCGCAGCGCTGCGCCTCGGCCGAGGAGTTCGTGCAGCGCCTGCGAGACACCGATACCCTGGACCTCAGTGGGCCGGCCCGGGACTTCGCCCTGAGACTCTGGAATAAG GTCCCACGGAAGGCAGTGGTGGAAAAACCAGCTCGGGCAGCTGAGCGAGAGGCCCGAGCCCTGCTGGAGAAGAACCGATCTTACAGGTTGCTGGAGGACAGCGAGGAGAGCAGTGAGGAGACCGTAGGCAGGACCGGGAGCAGTCTGCAGAAGAAGCGGAAAAAACGGAAACACTTGAGGAAGAAAcgtcaggaggaagaggaagaagaggaggaggaagaggtttctgagaaaggaaagaggaaggcagg ggtgAGTAAACAGCAGACGGAGAAGCCAGAGTCGGAGGATGAGTGGGAGCGGACAGAGCGAGAACGTCTTCAGGACCTGGAGGAACGCGATGCCTTTGCCGAGCGAGTTCGGCAGCGGGACAAGGATCGGACACGCAATGTCCTGGAGCGGTCAGACAAGAAG GCTTATGAAGAGGCTCAGAAGCGCCTCAAGATGGCCGAGGAAGACCGGAAAGCCATG GTCCCCGAGCTGAGGAAGAAGTCCCGCCGAGAGTACCTGGCCAAGCGGGAACGCGAGAAGCTGGAGGACCTGGAGGCCGAGCTGGCGGACGAGGAGTTTCTCTTTGGGGACGTGGAGCTGAGCCGACATGAGCGGCGGGAGCTCAAATACAAGCGACGTGTGCGGGATCTGGCCCGGGAGTACCGGGCGGCTGGGGAGCAGGAGAAGCTGGAGGCCACCAATCGCTACCACATGCCTGAGGAGACCCGAGGACAG CCAGCGCGAGCCGTGGATCTGGTGGAGGAGGAGTCCGGCGCCCCCGGGGAGGAACAGCGGCGCTGGGAGGAGGCCCGGCTGGGGGCAGCGTCCTTGAAGTTTGGGGCCCGAGATGCTGCCTCCCAGGAGCCCAAGTATCAGCTGGtgctggaggaagaggagacCATCGAGTTCGTCCGGGCCACTCAGCTCCAGGGTGACGAG gAGCCATCAGCTCTACCCGCTCCAACCCAGGCCCAGCAGAAGGAGTCCATCCAGGCCGTCCGCCGCAGCCTCCCGGTGTTCCCGTTCCGCGAGGAGCTCGTGGCCGCTATTGCTAATCATCAGGTCCTCATCATCGAAGGCGAGACAGGCTCGGGCAAGACCACCCAGATCCCACAGTACCTCTTTGAGGAG GGTTACACACAGAAGGGTATGAAGATTGCCTGCACCCAGCCCCGGAGAGTGGCTGCCATGAGCGTGGCTGCCCGAGTGGCCCGGGAGATGGGGGTGAAGCTTGGGAATGAG GTTGGTTACAGTATCCGCTTTGAGGACTGCACATCAGAGCGAACTGTGCTGCGGTACATGACAGACGGGATGCTTCTCCGGGAGTTCCTCTCTGAGCCTGACCTTGCGAGTTACAG CGTGGTGATGGTGGATGAGGCTCATGAACGGACGCTGCACACAGACATTCTCTTTGGGTTAATCAAGGATGTTGCTCGGTTCCGACCTGAGCTCAAGGTCCTGGTGGCTTCGGCCACACTGGACACTGCCCGCTTTTCCACTTTTTTCGATGACGCCCCCGTCTTCCGAATCCCTGGCCGCAGGTTTCCGGTTGACATCTTCTATACCAAG gctccggaggcggactacctggaagcctgTGTGGTGTCTGTGCTGCAGATCCACGTGACCCAGCCCCCTGGGGATATCCTGGTGTTCTTGACAGGACAG GAGGAGATCGAGGCTGCCTGTGAGATGCTCCAGGATCGCTGTCGCCGCCTGGGCTCCAAAATCCGGGAGCTCCTGGTGCTGCCTATTTATGCCAACCTGCCTTCTGACATGCAGGCGCGGATCTTCCAGCCCACGCCCCCTGGGGCACGGAAG GTGGTTGTGGCAACGAATATCGCTGAGACCTCTCTCACCATTGAGGGCATCATTTACGTGCTGGATCCGGGGTTCTGTAAGCAGAAGAGCTACAACCCCCGCACGGGCATGGAATCACTCACTGTCACACCCTGTAGCAAG GCCTCAGCCAATCAGCGAGCCGGTCGGGCAGGTCGGGTGGCTGCAGGGAAGTGCTTCCGCCTGTATACCGCCTGGGCCTATCAGCACGAGCTGGAGGAAACCACGGTGCCTGAGATCCAGAGGACCAGCCTTGGCAATGTCGTGTTGCTGCTCAAGAGCTTAG GGATCCATGACCTAATGCACTTTGATTTCTTGGACCCTCCGCCGTATGAGACCCTGCTGCTGGCTTTGGAGCAGCTGTATGCACTGGGAGCCCTCAACCACCTTGGGGAGCTCACCACG TCTGGTCGAAAGATGGCAGAGCTGCCGGTGGACCCCATGCTGTCTAAAATGATCCTGGCTTCTGAGAA GTACGGCTGTTCAGAGGAGATCCTGACAGTGGCCGCCATGCTCTCTGTCAACAACTCCATTTTCTACCGACCCAAGGACAAGGTTGTCCATGCCGACAATGCCCGCGTCAACTTCTTCCTCCCTGGTGGGGATCACCTGGTTCTGCTGAATGTTTATACACAGGTCACTGGGCTTGG TTTAGATCGATGCGCCGAGCCCGGGACGTGCGGGAACAGCTGGAGGGGCTCCTGGAACGCGTGGAAGTTGGCCTCAGTTCCTGCCAGGGGGACTATATCCGTGTCCGCAAG GCCATCACTGCCGGCTACTTTTACCACACAGCACGGCTGA
- the DHX16 gene encoding pre-mRNA-splicing factor ATP-dependent RNA helicase DHX16 isoform X2 gives MATPAGLERWVQDELHSVLGLSERHVAQFLIGTAQRCASAEEFVQRLRDTDTLDLSGPARDFALRLWNKVPRKAVVEKPARAAEREARALLEKNRSYRLLEDSEESSEETVGRTGSSLQKKRKKRKHLRKKRQEEEEEEEEEEVSEKGKRKAGVSKQQTEKPESEDEWERTERERLQDLEERDAFAERVRQRDKDRTRNVLERSDKKAYEEAQKRLKMAEEDRKAMVPELRKKSRREYLAKREREKLEDLEAELADEEFLFGDVELSRHERRELKYKRRVRDLAREYRAAGEQEKLEATNRYHMPEETRGQPARAVDLVEEESGAPGEEQRRWEEARLGAASLKFGARDAASQEPKYQLVLEEEETIEFVRATQLQGDEEPSALPAPTQAQQKESIQAVRRSLPVFPFREELVAAIANHQVLIIEGETGSGKTTQIPQYLFEEGYTQKGMKIACTQPRRVAAMSVAARVAREMGVKLGNEVGYSIRFEDCTSERTVLRYMTDGMLLREFLSEPDLASYSVVMVDEAHERTLHTDILFGLIKDVARFRPELKVLVASATLDTARFSTFFDDAPVFRIPGRRFPVDIFYTKAPEADYLEACVVSVLQIHVTQPPGDILVFLTGQEEIEAACEMLQDRCRRLGSKIRELLVLPIYANLPSDMQARIFQPTPPGARKVVVATNIAETSLTIEGIIYVLDPGFCKQKSYNPRTGMESLTVTPCSKASANQRAGRAGRVAAGKCFRLYTAWAYQHELEETTVPEIQRTSLGNVVLLLKSLGIHDLMHFDFLDPPPYETLLLALEQLYALGALNHLGELTTSGRKMAELPVDPMLSKMILASEKYGCSEEILTVAAMLSVNNSIFYRPKDKVVHADNARVNFFLPGGDHLVLLNVYTQVTGLGGLRVVTLPSGAMRTLYSLDRCAEPGTCGNSWRGSWNAWKLASVPARGTISVSARPSLPATFTTQHG, from the exons ATGGCGACGCCGGCGGGGCTGGAGCGCTGGGTGCAGGACGAGCTGCACTCGGTACTGGGGCTGAGCGAGCGGCACGTGGCCCAATTCCTGATCGGTACCGCGCAGCGCTGCGCCTCGGCCGAGGAGTTCGTGCAGCGCCTGCGAGACACCGATACCCTGGACCTCAGTGGGCCGGCCCGGGACTTCGCCCTGAGACTCTGGAATAAG GTCCCACGGAAGGCAGTGGTGGAAAAACCAGCTCGGGCAGCTGAGCGAGAGGCCCGAGCCCTGCTGGAGAAGAACCGATCTTACAGGTTGCTGGAGGACAGCGAGGAGAGCAGTGAGGAGACCGTAGGCAGGACCGGGAGCAGTCTGCAGAAGAAGCGGAAAAAACGGAAACACTTGAGGAAGAAAcgtcaggaggaagaggaagaagaggaggaggaagaggtttctgagaaaggaaagaggaaggcagg ggtgAGTAAACAGCAGACGGAGAAGCCAGAGTCGGAGGATGAGTGGGAGCGGACAGAGCGAGAACGTCTTCAGGACCTGGAGGAACGCGATGCCTTTGCCGAGCGAGTTCGGCAGCGGGACAAGGATCGGACACGCAATGTCCTGGAGCGGTCAGACAAGAAG GCTTATGAAGAGGCTCAGAAGCGCCTCAAGATGGCCGAGGAAGACCGGAAAGCCATG GTCCCCGAGCTGAGGAAGAAGTCCCGCCGAGAGTACCTGGCCAAGCGGGAACGCGAGAAGCTGGAGGACCTGGAGGCCGAGCTGGCGGACGAGGAGTTTCTCTTTGGGGACGTGGAGCTGAGCCGACATGAGCGGCGGGAGCTCAAATACAAGCGACGTGTGCGGGATCTGGCCCGGGAGTACCGGGCGGCTGGGGAGCAGGAGAAGCTGGAGGCCACCAATCGCTACCACATGCCTGAGGAGACCCGAGGACAG CCAGCGCGAGCCGTGGATCTGGTGGAGGAGGAGTCCGGCGCCCCCGGGGAGGAACAGCGGCGCTGGGAGGAGGCCCGGCTGGGGGCAGCGTCCTTGAAGTTTGGGGCCCGAGATGCTGCCTCCCAGGAGCCCAAGTATCAGCTGGtgctggaggaagaggagacCATCGAGTTCGTCCGGGCCACTCAGCTCCAGGGTGACGAG gAGCCATCAGCTCTACCCGCTCCAACCCAGGCCCAGCAGAAGGAGTCCATCCAGGCCGTCCGCCGCAGCCTCCCGGTGTTCCCGTTCCGCGAGGAGCTCGTGGCCGCTATTGCTAATCATCAGGTCCTCATCATCGAAGGCGAGACAGGCTCGGGCAAGACCACCCAGATCCCACAGTACCTCTTTGAGGAG GGTTACACACAGAAGGGTATGAAGATTGCCTGCACCCAGCCCCGGAGAGTGGCTGCCATGAGCGTGGCTGCCCGAGTGGCCCGGGAGATGGGGGTGAAGCTTGGGAATGAG GTTGGTTACAGTATCCGCTTTGAGGACTGCACATCAGAGCGAACTGTGCTGCGGTACATGACAGACGGGATGCTTCTCCGGGAGTTCCTCTCTGAGCCTGACCTTGCGAGTTACAG CGTGGTGATGGTGGATGAGGCTCATGAACGGACGCTGCACACAGACATTCTCTTTGGGTTAATCAAGGATGTTGCTCGGTTCCGACCTGAGCTCAAGGTCCTGGTGGCTTCGGCCACACTGGACACTGCCCGCTTTTCCACTTTTTTCGATGACGCCCCCGTCTTCCGAATCCCTGGCCGCAGGTTTCCGGTTGACATCTTCTATACCAAG gctccggaggcggactacctggaagcctgTGTGGTGTCTGTGCTGCAGATCCACGTGACCCAGCCCCCTGGGGATATCCTGGTGTTCTTGACAGGACAG GAGGAGATCGAGGCTGCCTGTGAGATGCTCCAGGATCGCTGTCGCCGCCTGGGCTCCAAAATCCGGGAGCTCCTGGTGCTGCCTATTTATGCCAACCTGCCTTCTGACATGCAGGCGCGGATCTTCCAGCCCACGCCCCCTGGGGCACGGAAG GTGGTTGTGGCAACGAATATCGCTGAGACCTCTCTCACCATTGAGGGCATCATTTACGTGCTGGATCCGGGGTTCTGTAAGCAGAAGAGCTACAACCCCCGCACGGGCATGGAATCACTCACTGTCACACCCTGTAGCAAG GCCTCAGCCAATCAGCGAGCCGGTCGGGCAGGTCGGGTGGCTGCAGGGAAGTGCTTCCGCCTGTATACCGCCTGGGCCTATCAGCACGAGCTGGAGGAAACCACGGTGCCTGAGATCCAGAGGACCAGCCTTGGCAATGTCGTGTTGCTGCTCAAGAGCTTAG GGATCCATGACCTAATGCACTTTGATTTCTTGGACCCTCCGCCGTATGAGACCCTGCTGCTGGCTTTGGAGCAGCTGTATGCACTGGGAGCCCTCAACCACCTTGGGGAGCTCACCACG TCTGGTCGAAAGATGGCAGAGCTGCCGGTGGACCCCATGCTGTCTAAAATGATCCTGGCTTCTGAGAA GTACGGCTGTTCAGAGGAGATCCTGACAGTGGCCGCCATGCTCTCTGTCAACAACTCCATTTTCTACCGACCCAAGGACAAGGTTGTCCATGCCGACAATGCCCGCGTCAACTTCTTCCTCCCTGGTGGGGATCACCTGGTTCTGCTGAATGTTTATACACAGGTCACTGGGCTTGG TGGGCTGAGAGTGGTTACTCTTCCCAGTGGTGCTATGAGAACTTTGTACAGTTTAGATCGATGCGCCGAGCCCGGGACGTGCGGGAACAGCTGGAGGGGCTCCTGGAACGCGTGGAAGTTGGCCTCAGTTCCTGCCAGGGGGACTATATCCGTGTCCGCAAG GCCATCACTGCCGGCTACTTTTACCACACAGCACGGCTGA